From the genome of Mesorhizobium japonicum MAFF 303099, one region includes:
- a CDS encoding ABC transporter permease: MTAYLLKRLAISLATLVLASIVVFAVLEILPGDPARLMLGMNASADQVELLRNQMGLNAPLLLRYLHWAGGLLSLDFGRSYTYSVPVLDLVRERLAVSLPLALIALALSTIIAIPVGLFSASRRGRAGDTISMGAAQLGVAVPNFWFALMLIYVFAVWLRLVPAGGFPGWSAGISPALKSLLLPAVALALPQAAILARVTRSALIEVLNEDYIRTARAKGLPYRAVLWRHALRNAMIPVLTILGLQFAFLLAGTIIIENVFYLPGLGRLVFQAITQRDLIVVESVVMLLVAAVIAVNLVVDLSYAVVDPRLRSRQ; the protein is encoded by the coding sequence ATGACCGCATACCTCCTCAAGCGCCTCGCCATCTCGCTTGCCACGCTGGTGCTGGCCTCCATCGTGGTGTTCGCCGTGCTGGAAATCCTGCCGGGCGACCCGGCGCGGCTGATGCTGGGCATGAACGCCAGCGCCGACCAGGTCGAACTCTTGCGCAACCAGATGGGCCTGAACGCGCCCCTCCTCTTGCGCTATCTGCACTGGGCCGGCGGCCTGCTCAGCCTCGATTTTGGCCGCTCTTACACCTATTCGGTGCCGGTCCTCGATCTCGTGCGTGAACGGCTTGCCGTGTCGCTGCCGCTGGCGCTGATCGCGCTTGCGCTCTCCACGATCATCGCCATTCCGGTCGGCCTGTTTTCCGCCAGCCGGCGCGGCCGGGCCGGCGACACGATTTCCATGGGCGCGGCACAGCTTGGCGTGGCCGTCCCCAATTTCTGGTTCGCGCTGATGCTGATCTATGTCTTCGCCGTCTGGCTGCGGCTGGTGCCGGCCGGCGGCTTTCCCGGCTGGAGCGCCGGCATATCGCCTGCGCTGAAATCGCTGCTGCTGCCGGCGGTGGCGCTTGCCTTGCCGCAGGCGGCGATCCTGGCGCGCGTCACCCGCTCGGCACTGATCGAGGTGCTGAACGAGGATTATATCCGCACCGCCCGCGCCAAGGGCCTGCCCTATCGCGCCGTGCTGTGGCGGCATGCACTGCGCAACGCCATGATCCCGGTGCTGACCATTCTCGGGCTGCAATTCGCCTTCCTGCTCGCCGGCACCATCATCATCGAGAATGTCTTTTATCTCCCCGGCCTCGGCCGGCTGGTGTTCCAGGCGATCACCCAGCGCGACCTGATCGTCGTTGAAAGCGTCGTGATGTTGCTGGTCGCCGCCGTCATTGCCGTCAACCTCGTCGTCGACCTTTCCTATGCGGTGGTCGATCCCCGCCTGAGAAGCCGGCAATGA
- a CDS encoding NAD(P)-binding domain-containing protein has translation MTVFTPRTDCEVAVIGAGPFGLAAASALKGAGVDALTLGGAMSFWRDHMPRGMRLRSPWHATYIGHTKGPLSLDSYAKVLGISPREPLLLENFVDYGLWIQAQAVPDLDTRKVDRVEKANGGFRLALADGNAIKARRVVVATGLMNQQLIPAVFDGIPRELVSHASEHTGYEAFRGKRVAVIGRGQSACESAVLLKRNGAEVDLVCHGDIHWLGYRALSGKQGWSLRDFLSERLASPSRVGPFPISWLVEVPGVVHRFPEPARAGLNRRSLGAGATGWLKPDFDGIEIRAGSRIISASARDNGIELRFEKDFASFDHVVLGTGYRIDIAKLGLFAPAMLAAIARREGLPLLSAGFESSIPGLHFVGASAVGSFGPLMRFTAGTPFAARTVARFIQRAKDRRYTAA, from the coding sequence ATGACCGTTTTCACGCCCAGGACTGACTGCGAGGTGGCCGTCATCGGCGCCGGTCCTTTTGGGCTGGCCGCCGCCTCCGCCCTCAAGGGAGCGGGTGTCGATGCGCTCACACTCGGCGGCGCGATGTCCTTCTGGCGCGACCATATGCCGAGAGGCATGAGACTGCGCTCGCCCTGGCACGCGACCTATATCGGCCACACCAAAGGTCCGCTTTCGCTCGATTCCTATGCCAAGGTTCTCGGAATCTCGCCCCGCGAACCGTTGCTGCTCGAAAACTTCGTCGACTATGGATTGTGGATCCAGGCCCAGGCGGTTCCGGATCTGGATACACGCAAGGTGGACCGCGTCGAGAAGGCGAATGGCGGATTTCGTCTGGCGCTGGCCGATGGCAATGCCATCAAAGCGCGCCGCGTCGTCGTTGCCACCGGCCTGATGAACCAGCAACTGATCCCCGCCGTGTTCGATGGAATTCCCCGCGAACTGGTCAGCCATGCCAGTGAGCATACTGGTTATGAGGCCTTCCGCGGCAAGCGCGTCGCCGTCATCGGGCGTGGGCAAAGCGCCTGCGAATCCGCCGTGCTGCTCAAACGAAACGGGGCCGAAGTCGATCTGGTCTGCCATGGCGACATCCATTGGCTGGGCTATCGGGCGCTGTCGGGAAAGCAGGGCTGGAGCTTGCGCGACTTCCTGTCGGAGCGGCTCGCATCGCCGTCCAGGGTCGGTCCGTTCCCGATTTCGTGGCTGGTCGAAGTCCCAGGCGTCGTGCACCGGTTTCCGGAGCCAGCCCGGGCCGGACTCAACAGGCGCAGCCTCGGCGCCGGCGCGACGGGCTGGCTGAAGCCGGATTTCGACGGGATAGAGATCAGGGCCGGCAGCAGGATCATCAGCGCATCCGCCAGGGACAATGGCATCGAACTGCGGTTCGAGAAGGATTTCGCCAGCTTCGATCACGTCGTGCTCGGCACGGGCTACCGGATCGATATCGCCAAGCTAGGTCTGTTCGCGCCCGCCATGCTTGCCGCGATTGCTCGCCGGGAAGGGTTGCCGCTGCTTTCCGCCGGGTTCGAATCCAGCATTCCTGGCCTGCATTTCGTCGGCGCGAGCGCGGTCGGCAGCTTCGGCCCGCTGATGCGATTCACCGCCGGCACGCCGTTTGCCGCGCGCACCGTCGCGCGGTTCATTCAGAGAGCGAAAGACAGACGTTACACTGCAGCCTGA
- a CDS encoding class I SAM-dependent methyltransferase, translated as MTNIEMPRLDRDGLEDRSFGRFGRAWSHIRQNGLLEPLRLVHRHGLGASLGFVQRNIRHMLADRIARKWDRRHGVDTAGSIQLGALNVVGPHRAMGNEAVCTSPRTFDFIMKSLPRDLHNHTFIDIGSGKSRTLLLASHYPFAEIIGVEFARELVDIARSNIERFRDPSQKCRALSVVEADAAAYDFPQVPLVVYFYNPFSKDVFDIVLMNLVSSLERHPRDCVIVYGSSSHRAIDWARPAIRETGIFRELAVLAMPGFLDAVRTIDYAVFQVQAAV; from the coding sequence ATGACGAATATCGAAATGCCGCGCCTGGATCGGGATGGCCTCGAAGATCGTTCCTTCGGCCGTTTTGGCCGGGCATGGTCCCATATCCGTCAGAATGGCTTGCTGGAGCCGCTCAGGCTTGTCCATCGGCATGGCCTCGGCGCGAGCCTTGGCTTCGTCCAGCGTAACATCAGGCATATGCTCGCCGACCGTATCGCCCGGAAATGGGATCGCCGGCACGGCGTCGATACGGCCGGCTCGATTCAGCTCGGCGCCCTTAATGTCGTCGGCCCGCACCGCGCCATGGGCAATGAAGCCGTCTGCACGTCGCCCAGAACCTTCGACTTCATCATGAAGTCGCTGCCCCGCGATCTCCACAACCATACGTTCATCGACATCGGCTCTGGAAAATCGCGAACCCTGCTGCTGGCCTCGCACTATCCGTTCGCCGAGATCATCGGCGTGGAGTTCGCACGCGAACTGGTGGACATCGCCCGAAGCAACATCGAGCGCTTCCGCGACCCGTCGCAGAAGTGCCGGGCGCTCAGCGTCGTCGAGGCCGATGCGGCGGCCTACGATTTTCCCCAAGTGCCCCTGGTGGTCTATTTCTACAATCCCTTCTCGAAGGACGTCTTCGACATCGTCCTGATGAATCTCGTGTCGTCGCTCGAACGCCACCCGAGGGATTGCGTCATCGTCTATGGCAGCTCAAGCCATCGCGCGATCGACTGGGCAAGGCCAGCCATCCGCGAAACCGGTATTTTCCGGGAATTGGCCGTGCTAGCGATGCCCGGCTTCCTCGATGCGGTTCGCACCATCGACTATGCGGTCTTCCAGGTTCAGGCTGCAGTGTAA
- a CDS encoding lipid A biosynthesis lauroyl acyltransferase: MLKKFRRDLRFRYGRQLRQLNYWLVARAAMIIISVLRLLPVDSALNFADRVARFIGPKVGRHQVAIGNLRKAYPEKSEDEIQAIASDMWGNMARLAAEYIFLDALFDYDPAASKPGRVEVKGIEHFVEIAAEKQPHIVFTGHLGNFELLPVAAATFGMNITALFRPPNNPYLADYILSTRRSTMGALLPSMAGASFALAGVLENGGNIGVLVDQKFSNGLDTTFFGRPCQSNRVLGTLARHYDCDVYPARCIRLPGNRFRLEIEDRLVLPRTADGSVDVHATTQMLNDVVERWVREDPGQWMWFHKRWEISNSRRKKQPQAKTPAANS; the protein is encoded by the coding sequence GTGCTCAAGAAGTTTCGCCGCGATCTCAGGTTTCGCTATGGCAGGCAGCTGCGCCAGCTGAACTACTGGCTGGTTGCGCGGGCGGCGATGATCATCATTTCGGTGCTGCGCCTGCTGCCGGTCGACAGCGCGCTGAATTTCGCCGACCGCGTCGCGCGCTTCATTGGTCCCAAGGTCGGACGCCATCAGGTCGCCATCGGTAATTTGCGCAAGGCCTATCCGGAAAAGAGCGAGGACGAAATCCAGGCCATCGCCTCCGATATGTGGGGCAACATGGCCCGCCTTGCCGCCGAATACATCTTCCTCGATGCCCTGTTCGACTATGACCCGGCCGCCAGCAAGCCCGGCCGCGTCGAGGTCAAGGGAATAGAGCATTTCGTCGAGATCGCCGCCGAAAAGCAGCCGCACATCGTCTTCACCGGCCATCTCGGCAATTTCGAGCTGCTGCCGGTAGCGGCGGCGACCTTCGGCATGAACATCACGGCGCTGTTTCGTCCGCCGAACAACCCCTATCTTGCCGACTACATCCTCTCGACGCGGCGCTCGACCATGGGGGCGCTCCTGCCGTCGATGGCCGGCGCCTCATTCGCATTGGCCGGAGTGCTGGAAAACGGCGGCAATATCGGCGTCCTTGTCGACCAGAAATTCTCCAACGGCCTGGACACGACATTCTTCGGCCGCCCCTGCCAGAGCAACCGTGTACTGGGCACGCTTGCCCGACACTATGACTGCGACGTCTATCCGGCGCGTTGCATCAGATTGCCAGGCAATCGCTTCCGCCTCGAGATCGAGGACAGACTGGTCTTGCCGCGCACCGCCGACGGCAGCGTCGACGTCCACGCCACCACCCAGATGTTGAACGACGTGGTCGAGCGCTGGGTGCGCGAGGATCCCGGCCAGTGGATGTGGTTCCACAAAAGGTGGGAGATCAGCAACTCGCGGCGTAAAAAGCAGCCGCAGGCAAAGACGCCGGCCGCGAACAGCTGA
- a CDS encoding ABC transporter ATP-binding protein produces the protein MSLLEIDNLSLTIGDTQILKDMELSVAPGEVMGLVGESGSGKSMTALTVMQLLPHAARASGRVTFDGIDILAATEDQMCALRGDDIGMVFQEPMTALNPVKTIGEQVAEGIRWHTKVTRAAAEERARKMLDRVGLPAAKFPLSRYPHELSGGQRQRVVIAIACALKPKLLIADEPTTALDVVLQAQILDLLRDLVAESRMGLLLISHDLAVVTEMADRITILRRGEVMEAGDTARTLSEQLHPYTRQLAQASMHVPARARPHDASQGKPLIQVEGVTRDYPGRHTSLFKRAAPIRAVDDVSLSMQPGQSVALVGRSGCGKSTLARMILALDKPSSGTIRFRGETITGKSEAELKPARRDMQVVFQDPYGSFDPRQKVEKLVAEPLHVLDKKPTRAERLEMVAHALHEVGLDQRDMDKYPHEFSGGQRQRLSIARAIITRPKLVVADEPVSALDVSIRAQILDLFAALNQKLGIAYLFITHDLTVARAITDEVLVMHDGRIVERGKTSEVLDHPQSEAARALVAAAPDLHRAIARRMQEQG, from the coding sequence ATGAGCTTGCTGGAAATCGACAACCTGTCGCTGACCATCGGCGACACGCAGATCCTGAAGGACATGGAACTCTCCGTCGCGCCCGGCGAGGTGATGGGGCTGGTCGGCGAATCCGGCTCCGGCAAGTCGATGACGGCGCTGACGGTGATGCAGCTTCTGCCGCATGCCGCACGCGCCAGCGGGCGCGTCACCTTCGACGGCATCGACATCCTCGCGGCAACCGAAGACCAGATGTGCGCTCTGCGCGGCGACGACATCGGTATGGTGTTCCAGGAGCCGATGACGGCCCTCAATCCAGTCAAGACCATCGGCGAACAGGTCGCCGAAGGCATACGCTGGCACACCAAGGTCACACGTGCCGCGGCTGAAGAGCGGGCGCGAAAAATGCTCGACCGCGTTGGCCTGCCCGCGGCAAAATTCCCGCTGTCGCGCTATCCGCACGAACTGTCGGGCGGCCAGCGCCAGCGCGTCGTCATCGCCATCGCCTGCGCGCTGAAGCCGAAGCTTTTGATTGCCGACGAGCCGACGACGGCGCTCGACGTGGTGCTGCAGGCGCAGATCCTAGACCTCCTGCGCGACCTCGTCGCGGAGAGCCGCATGGGGCTGCTCCTGATCTCGCACGATCTCGCCGTGGTGACCGAGATGGCCGATCGCATCACCATCCTGCGCCGCGGCGAGGTGATGGAGGCCGGCGACACCGCCCGCACGCTGTCCGAGCAGCTCCATCCCTATACGCGCCAGCTGGCGCAGGCCTCGATGCATGTGCCGGCACGCGCCAGGCCGCATGATGCAAGTCAGGGCAAGCCCCTGATCCAGGTCGAAGGCGTGACCCGCGACTATCCCGGGCGGCACACCTCCCTGTTCAAACGGGCAGCCCCTATCCGCGCCGTCGACGATGTGTCGCTGTCGATGCAGCCGGGCCAGTCGGTGGCGCTGGTCGGCCGCTCCGGCTGCGGCAAGTCAACGCTCGCCCGCATGATCCTGGCGCTGGACAAGCCGAGTTCGGGCACGATCCGGTTTCGCGGCGAGACCATTACCGGCAAGAGCGAAGCCGAATTGAAGCCCGCCCGGCGCGACATGCAGGTTGTGTTCCAAGATCCCTACGGCTCCTTCGATCCGCGCCAGAAGGTCGAAAAGCTGGTCGCCGAGCCCTTGCACGTGCTGGACAAGAAGCCGACGCGAGCCGAGCGCCTCGAGATGGTGGCGCACGCACTGCACGAGGTCGGCCTCGACCAGCGCGACATGGACAAATACCCGCACGAATTTTCGGGCGGCCAACGCCAGCGCCTGTCGATCGCCCGCGCCATCATCACCCGCCCGAAACTGGTTGTCGCCGACGAGCCGGTCTCGGCGCTCGATGTCTCAATCCGAGCGCAAATCCTCGACCTGTTCGCCGCGCTCAACCAGAAGCTCGGCATCGCCTATCTCTTCATCACCCATGATCTGACCGTTGCGCGGGCCATCACGGACGAGGTGCTGGTCATGCATGACGGCAGGATCGTCGAGCGCGGCAAGACGAGCGAAGTGCTCGATCATCCGCAATCCGAGGCCGCCAGGGCGCTGGTCGCCGCGGCCCCGGACCTGCACCGGGCAATTGCTCGGCGGATGCAAGAGCAAGGGTGA
- a CDS encoding ABC transporter permease, translating into MTLHIDIPEETLSGILAKAFRNTAFVTGFVITVLILAMALVSYPWTPYDVTKLVIADKTQGPSLAHWFGTDHFGRDILSMIMVGARNSIAVALVAVGIGMGVGVPLGAFAAARGGLVDEALMRVNDLVFAFPALLSAIMITAIFGPGAVNAIIAIGIFNIPVFARVARAGALAIWPREFILAARAAGKSSTQISIEHVLPNIATLLLVQGTIQFALGILAEAGLSYLGLGAQPPMPSWGRMLFDAQTRMVVAPWMAIFPGMAIVITVLGLNLLGDGIADILDPKSRRQR; encoded by the coding sequence ATGACCCTGCACATCGACATCCCTGAAGAGACGTTGAGTGGCATTCTGGCCAAGGCGTTCCGGAACACGGCTTTCGTCACCGGCTTCGTCATCACCGTGCTGATCCTGGCGATGGCTCTCGTGTCCTATCCCTGGACGCCCTACGATGTGACGAAGCTGGTCATAGCCGACAAGACGCAAGGCCCCTCGCTGGCACATTGGTTCGGGACCGACCATTTCGGCCGCGACATCCTGTCGATGATCATGGTCGGCGCCCGCAATTCGATCGCCGTGGCGCTGGTCGCGGTCGGCATCGGCATGGGCGTCGGCGTGCCGCTCGGCGCTTTTGCGGCCGCGCGCGGCGGCCTCGTCGACGAGGCGCTGATGCGCGTCAACGACCTCGTCTTTGCTTTCCCCGCGCTGCTGTCGGCCATCATGATTACCGCCATCTTCGGGCCGGGCGCCGTCAACGCCATCATCGCCATCGGCATCTTCAACATCCCGGTCTTTGCCCGCGTCGCCCGCGCCGGAGCGCTGGCCATCTGGCCGCGCGAATTCATCCTGGCCGCGCGCGCCGCAGGAAAAAGCAGCACGCAGATATCGATCGAACATGTGCTGCCCAACATCGCAACGCTGCTCCTGGTGCAAGGCACCATACAGTTCGCGCTGGGCATCCTCGCCGAAGCCGGGCTTTCCTATCTCGGCCTCGGCGCGCAGCCGCCAATGCCGAGTTGGGGCCGCATGCTGTTCGACGCACAGACGCGCATGGTGGTGGCGCCATGGATGGCGATCTTTCCCGGCATGGCGATCGTCATCACCGTGCTCGGGCTCAATCTCCTGGGCGACGGCATCGCCGACATTCTCGACCCGAAATCGCGGCGGCAGCGATGA
- a CDS encoding ABC transporter substrate-binding protein → MKLWKTLLAAAVLAVATATSAFAARTDLIIGIPLEPPHLDPTAGAAAAIREVTYANVFEGLTRIGPNGEVLPDLAESWTISDDGKVYTFKLHTGVKFHDGADFSADDVKFSLDRARAENSINAQKQLFAAIDKVEVADPATVKVTLTHPQGSFLYNMGWGDAVIVSPKSADTNKEKPVGTGPFKFGSWAKGSSITLLKSDHYWGAPVFLEKVEFRIVPDAAAAVPALLSGDIQAFPFFDPDSVAQVKDDPRFKVVVGATEGETILSINNKKPPFDKLQVRQAISYALDRKAIIDGASAGLGLPIGSHMSPANKYYVDLTGRYPHDVAKAKELLKEAGLENGFKATLKLPPTTYARLGGEIIASQLRDVGINLEIIPVEWAQWLDQVFTKKDYDLTIVSHTEPNDIDIYARKDYYFNYDNPAFKKVIADLELTSDEAKRKELYAQAQKILADDAVVGFLYELPKVGVWDAKLQGLWESAPIPANDLTKVKWSE, encoded by the coding sequence ATGAAACTTTGGAAGACCCTTCTGGCCGCTGCCGTGCTGGCGGTCGCGACCGCCACTTCGGCGTTTGCCGCCCGGACCGATCTTATCATCGGCATTCCGCTTGAACCCCCGCATCTCGACCCGACGGCGGGAGCGGCCGCGGCAATCAGGGAGGTCACCTACGCCAATGTGTTCGAGGGCCTGACCCGGATCGGCCCCAATGGCGAAGTCTTGCCGGATCTCGCCGAAAGCTGGACCATTTCCGATGACGGCAAGGTCTACACCTTCAAGCTGCACACCGGCGTGAAATTCCACGACGGCGCCGATTTCAGCGCCGACGACGTAAAGTTCTCACTCGACCGTGCCCGCGCGGAAAACTCCATCAACGCGCAAAAGCAGCTCTTTGCCGCCATCGACAAGGTCGAAGTGGCCGACCCCGCCACCGTGAAGGTGACGCTGACCCACCCGCAAGGCTCGTTCCTCTACAATATGGGCTGGGGCGACGCGGTGATCGTGTCGCCGAAATCCGCCGACACCAACAAGGAAAAACCTGTTGGCACCGGCCCCTTCAAGTTCGGGAGCTGGGCCAAGGGTTCATCGATCACCCTGCTCAAATCGGATCATTACTGGGGCGCCCCTGTCTTCCTCGAAAAGGTCGAGTTCCGCATCGTTCCCGATGCCGCGGCGGCAGTGCCGGCGCTGCTTTCCGGCGACATACAGGCCTTCCCCTTCTTCGATCCCGACAGCGTCGCGCAGGTCAAGGATGATCCGCGCTTCAAGGTGGTGGTCGGCGCGACCGAAGGCGAGACCATACTGTCGATCAACAACAAGAAGCCGCCCTTCGACAAATTGCAGGTGAGGCAGGCAATTTCCTATGCGCTCGACCGCAAGGCGATCATCGACGGCGCCTCGGCCGGGCTCGGCCTGCCGATCGGCTCGCATATGTCGCCGGCTAACAAATACTATGTCGACCTCACCGGCCGCTATCCGCACGACGTGGCCAAGGCCAAGGAACTGCTTAAGGAGGCGGGACTGGAGAACGGCTTCAAGGCCACGCTGAAGCTGCCGCCGACGACCTATGCGCGGCTCGGCGGCGAGATCATCGCCTCGCAACTCCGCGACGTCGGCATCAACCTCGAGATCATCCCCGTCGAGTGGGCGCAGTGGCTGGACCAGGTGTTCACCAAGAAGGACTACGACCTGACCATCGTGTCCCATACCGAGCCGAACGACATCGATATCTACGCGCGCAAGGACTACTACTTCAACTACGACAACCCTGCCTTCAAAAAGGTCATCGCCGATCTGGAACTGACGTCCGACGAGGCCAAACGCAAAGAACTGTATGCCCAGGCGCAAAAGATCCTGGCCGACGATGCCGTGGTCGGCTTCCTCTACGAACTGCCCAAGGTCGGAGTCTGGGACGCCAAGCTGCAAGGGTTGTGGGAAAGCGCACCGATCCCTGCCAACGACCTGACCAAGGTGAAGTGGAGCGAGTGA
- a CDS encoding acetylornithine deacetylase/succinyl-diaminopimelate desuccinylase family protein — protein MNERLLQAIDDRRDDVVALTADLIRFPTINPPGEAYRPCAEFVGARLRKRGFETEFIRAEGTPGDTDRYPRVNVVARFDGRSPGACVHFNSHIDVVEAGDGWTVDPFAGIVRDGRVYGRGACDMKGGLAASIIAAEAFMEVYPDFPGTIEISGTVDEESGGFGGVAHLAGLGYFSKPRVDHVIIPEPLNKDRICLGHRGVWWAEIETKGEIAHGSMPFLGDNAVRHMGAVLQAFEDELFPALDRKMTRMPVVPEGARRSTMNINSIHGGQTEDFRPGLPSPNVPDSCRLTIDRRFLLEEDLATVKGEVTGILERLKRERKKFDYEIRDLMEVLPLMTERDAPVVKAVAQGIHAIFDREPDYVISPGTYDQKHIARIGHIYDCIAYGPGILDLAHRPDEWVGIEDMVESAKVMAIGLNVLLRGTTG, from the coding sequence ATGAACGAGCGACTCCTTCAAGCAATCGATGACAGGCGCGACGATGTTGTCGCGCTGACCGCTGACCTGATCCGTTTCCCGACCATCAATCCGCCTGGCGAAGCCTACCGGCCATGTGCGGAATTTGTCGGCGCGCGGCTGAGGAAACGTGGTTTTGAAACCGAATTCATCCGTGCCGAAGGCACGCCCGGCGACACCGACCGCTACCCGCGCGTCAATGTCGTGGCCCGTTTCGACGGCCGATCGCCCGGCGCCTGCGTCCACTTCAACTCGCATATCGACGTGGTCGAGGCCGGCGACGGCTGGACCGTCGATCCCTTTGCCGGCATCGTCAGGGACGGCAGGGTTTATGGACGCGGCGCCTGCGACATGAAGGGCGGCCTGGCCGCGTCGATCATCGCCGCCGAGGCGTTCATGGAGGTCTATCCCGACTTTCCCGGCACCATCGAGATATCCGGCACCGTCGACGAGGAGTCCGGCGGCTTTGGCGGTGTCGCGCATCTGGCCGGGCTCGGCTATTTCTCCAAACCCAGGGTCGACCACGTCATCATCCCCGAACCGCTGAACAAGGACCGCATCTGCCTTGGCCATCGCGGCGTCTGGTGGGCCGAGATCGAAACCAAGGGCGAAATCGCGCACGGCTCGATGCCGTTTCTCGGCGACAATGCGGTGCGCCATATGGGCGCCGTGCTGCAAGCTTTCGAGGACGAACTGTTCCCGGCACTCGACCGCAAGATGACGCGCATGCCGGTGGTGCCCGAAGGCGCCAGGCGCTCGACCATGAACATCAATTCCATCCATGGCGGCCAGACCGAAGATTTCCGACCCGGCCTGCCCTCGCCCAACGTGCCCGATTCCTGCCGGCTGACCATCGACCGCCGCTTCCTGCTCGAGGAAGACCTCGCCACGGTCAAAGGCGAAGTGACCGGCATTCTCGAGCGGCTGAAGCGCGAGCGCAAAAAGTTCGATTACGAGATCCGCGACCTGATGGAAGTGCTGCCGCTGATGACCGAGCGCGACGCGCCGGTGGTCAAGGCCGTGGCGCAAGGCATTCATGCGATCTTCGACCGCGAGCCCGACTACGTCATTTCGCCCGGCACCTACGACCAGAAGCACATTGCCCGCATCGGCCACATCTACGACTGCATCGCCTATGGGCCCGGCATTCTCGACCTCGCCCACCGGCCAGACGAATGGGTTGGCATAGAGGACATGGTGGAATCGGCCAAGGTGATGGCGATCGGCCTCAACGTGCTGCTGCGCGGCACGACCGGATGA
- a CDS encoding L,D-transpeptidase, protein MRKFFLVAAAMLATALFGTPSASYAAMLEANIDVSSQTMTVRYGSEVYRWVVSTARPGYFTPRGTYRPQRTARMWYSRKYDMSPMPYSVFFHGGYAIHGTGAVRQLGRPASHGCVRLHTANAATFYAMVREVGFGNTRIVVTN, encoded by the coding sequence ATGAGGAAGTTCTTTCTCGTAGCAGCGGCGATGTTGGCAACCGCGCTGTTTGGTACGCCGTCCGCAAGTTACGCGGCGATGTTGGAAGCAAATATCGACGTGTCGTCACAGACGATGACGGTACGTTACGGGTCGGAGGTTTATCGCTGGGTCGTGTCGACTGCCCGTCCGGGCTATTTCACGCCGCGTGGCACGTATCGGCCGCAGCGGACCGCTCGGATGTGGTATTCGCGCAAATACGACATGTCGCCGATGCCTTATTCCGTGTTCTTCCATGGCGGCTATGCCATCCATGGGACGGGCGCGGTCAGGCAACTCGGCCGTCCGGCCTCGCATGGCTGCGTGCGGCTGCACACGGCCAATGCCGCGACCTTCTATGCCATGGTGCGGGAAGTGGGCTTCGGCAACACGCGCATTGTCGTGACGAATTAG
- a CDS encoding zinc-binding dehydrogenase, with product MRALQLIEDRRLETVDLPPPPPPALGEVTLRIRAVALNHIDVWGWRGMAFAKRKLPLVVGAEASGEVEAVGPGVSSLLPGQLVSIYGARTCGLCRACREGRDNLCEHVSGVHGFHLDGFAQEKINLPARLLVPAPPGVSDIGAAVAPVTFGTVEHMLFDNARLQPGETILVHAGGSGIGSAAIQLAKRMGCTIITTVGSNDKIDKAKALGADHVINYREDRFEGVVRKLTKKKGVDVVFEHVGADTFAGSMLCLKRGGRLVTCGSTSGVSTQINLMQLFQQQLKLLGSFGCRMENMANAMQKMAAGQVAPVIDTEVGFDDIDAALKRMEGRDVFGKIILRVA from the coding sequence ATGCGCGCACTGCAACTTATCGAGGACCGCCGTCTTGAAACGGTGGACCTGCCGCCTCCCCCGCCACCCGCGCTCGGCGAAGTCACGCTGCGCATCAGGGCGGTGGCGCTGAACCACATCGACGTCTGGGGCTGGCGCGGCATGGCCTTCGCCAAGCGCAAGCTGCCGCTGGTCGTCGGCGCCGAAGCCTCCGGCGAGGTCGAGGCGGTCGGCCCCGGCGTGTCCAGCCTGCTGCCCGGACAATTGGTGTCGATCTATGGCGCGCGCACCTGCGGCCTTTGCCGTGCCTGCCGCGAAGGCCGCGACAATCTTTGCGAACATGTTTCCGGGGTCCACGGCTTCCACCTCGACGGGTTTGCGCAGGAGAAGATCAACCTGCCGGCGCGCCTGTTGGTCCCCGCCCCGCCCGGCGTGAGCGACATCGGCGCCGCGGTGGCCCCCGTCACCTTCGGCACGGTCGAGCACATGCTGTTCGACAACGCCAGGCTTCAGCCGGGCGAAACCATCCTCGTCCATGCCGGCGGCTCCGGCATTGGCTCGGCGGCGATCCAGCTGGCCAAGCGGATGGGCTGCACCATTATCACCACCGTCGGTTCCAACGACAAGATCGACAAGGCCAAGGCGCTCGGCGCCGACCACGTCATCAACTACCGCGAAGACCGCTTCGAAGGCGTCGTGCGCAAGCTAACCAAGAAGAAGGGCGTCGACGTCGTCTTCGAACATGTCGGCGCCGACACCTTTGCCGGCTCGATGCTGTGCCTGAAGCGCGGCGGCCGCCTAGTGACCTGCGGCTCGACATCAGGCGTGTCGACGCAAATCAACCTGATGCAGCTCTTCCAGCAGCAATTGAAGCTGCTCGGCTCCTTCGGCTGCCGCATGGAGAACATGGCCAACGCCATGCAGAAAATGGCGGCGGGACAGGTCGCGCCGGTCATCGACACCGAAGTCGGCTTCGACGATATCGACGCAGCGCTAAAGCGCATGGAAGGCCGCGACGTCTTCGGCAAGATCATCCTGCGCGTCGCCTGA